The genomic DNA GGCGGCCGGCCAGGAGGCGAAGAAGGAGCGCGACCTTCGGCTACTCGGCCTCGAACTGGCCGACCGACCGGGCCACCCGTTCACACTTTTTAATCTGGGAATGACGTACGCCGACCTCGGGCGGCACGGGGAGGCGGTCGGGTTTTTGGAAGACAGCTTGCGGGCCTCCGGGCCGGGGGAATCGCACCGGCGAAAGGCGTACGCCCTGTTGGCACACAGCCTCTCGCGGGTCGGCCGCGCGGGGGCGGCGCTTGCCGCGTGCGACCGGGGGCTCGACGAGTTCCGCGGGGACACCGAACTCCGCTTCCGGCGCGGCATCCTTCTCCACGAGGCCGGCCGCCTTCGGGAGGCGATCGGTGAGTTCGAGGGCGTCCTATCCGCCCCCGGTACGCGGTATTTCACGAGCGTCGACCGCGACTTGAGCGGGTACAAAGCGCGCCAAAATCTTGCCGCCGTTTACGCGGAGTTGGGTGACTGGGCCCGGGCCGAGAGAGAGTGGCGGGCCGTGGTCGCGGCGGCGCCGGCGTACCGGCTCGGGTGGCGGGGGTTGGGCGACGCGCTACTCCGACAGGGGCACACCGGTGCGGCGGACAGCTTGGCCGAGCAACTGTTGGGCGACACCCATCTTCGCATCGAAGGTCTGCTCCTGGCGGGGCAGGTGGCCGCGGCGGGCGGGCGACCGGCCGACGCCCGGAGCGCCTGGGAAGACGCGGTCGAAGCCGCCCCCACGGATCCGGCGGCGCTCCGCTGCCTGGGCCGCGCGCTGTTCGAGTCCGGGGACGACGGGCCGGCCGAGAAGGTCCTTCGCGACCTGGTGCGGCTCGAACCGGACGACCCCGCTGCCCACCACAATCTTGGGGTCATCCTTCTCCGCCAGACTAGCGCCACCGAGGCCTCACACGTACTCCGCCGGTCGCTGGCACTCCGCCCGGAATCGGCCGCGACGGGCTTGTGTTTGGGCTACGCCCTCCGGGCTACCGGAGACTTGACCGGCGCCGCCCGAGCGTGGCGGGAGGTCGTTCGTATTGATCCGGAAAACGCCGAAGCGGCCGACGCACTTCGAGGCTGTTCCTGATCTCTGATTGTCGATTACCCGTGGCACGGGCGGCGTTTCAAGCTTTTTCGTCGTCGTCCAGCAGTTCCGCTAGCATCCGCCCCGGGTTGCCCAGGAACCCGCGGGTGATCACGTAATGTTCCGTGTCCGTGTAGGCGACCTCCCGGATGCCACCGGCATCCAGCAGGTAAATCCGGGCCTCCGGGTACGCCATGATGATCGGCGAGTGGGTGGCGATGACGAACTGTCCGCCCCGGCGGACGTAATCGTGTAGCAGGACCAGGAACTGGAGTTGCCGCTTGGGCGAGAGGGCGGCTTCCGGTTCGTCCATCAGGTATAGGCCGTTGTCCCGGAAGCGGTACCGGAACAGGGCAAAGAACGACTCGCCGTGCGACTGCTCGTGAAGGGATTGCCCGCCGTAGGCGTCAATGATCGGCGGACCGCCGCCCCCCTGGTCCAGGCGCTCGATCTCCGACGCCACGTTGTAGAAGCTCTCGGCACGCAGGAAGTAACTGTCGCCGGGCCGGGCCGGAGCCCGCGCCAGTCGGACGCACTCGTCGAGCGATGAGTGTGAGGCGCGGGTGGCGAAGTTGAAGTTCCGGCTCCCGCCTTCCGGGTTGAGCCCGCAGGCGACCGCGATCGCCTCCAGGATCGTGGATTTTCCGGCCCCATTCTCGCCGACCAGGAACGTCACCTTCGGATGGAACGCCAGCGTTCCGAGGTTACGAATACTCGGCAGGGTGTACGGGAACCGGGTGACGTCCGGGATGCGGTCCGGAAGCATTTCCAGGTGCAAGAGGTACGGCCCCGGGCTGCTCTTTTGCTTCCGCGCCATCCGGGTCGAGCCTCGTTTACCGGTGATCCGGCAGCTGAGCGACGGCTTCTTCGCGACCACCGATGGTTTCTGAGCCTGGATGTCGATTGTTCGAAGAGTGCAGGAGGGCCATGCGATTACAAACGATTTTGCAAGCTCCTCGGGCTCCCGGATGCGACCGACACCCCTCTGTCCAACTCGAGGACATAGAACGAGCCGCGCGTTCGCTTACGATTCGCTCGCATTCGGGTCGATACCGGCGGCCCGCAACAGGGCTCGTAAGCGCTCGGCCTCCATCTCCGCCGTGACGGCCCGTTCCCGCTCGGCTTCTTTCTGCTTTTGCTCGGCTTCAGCCCGCCGCTCGGCGGCCTCTTTCTGCTTCCGCTCGACCGCGGTCTGACGCTCGGCGGCCTCCTTCTGTTTTCGCTCGACCGCGGCCCGCCGCTCGGCAGCCTCTTTCTGTTTCCGCTCGGCTTCTTTCTTCTTCCGCTCGGTCTCGGCCCGCCGCTCGGCGGCCTCGGCCCGCCGTCGTTCGGCGGCGCGCTGCCGGTCGATCTCCTGGAACGAGTCGAACGGACTGCCGTCCGGCCGGAAGACCGTCAGATCGTCCCGCACCGCGAACCGGATGCCGACCCGCGGGCTCGTGTACCCGTCCATCCCGACCGCCGCCCACCGGCCGGTCGCCGCGTCCCGCACCCACCCGTCCCACCCGCCCGTGTCCGGGTCGTACTCGTAATACTCGTCGGCCCCGTGCTGCTCGTAGAACGCCCGCTTGCGCCGCATCTCGGCGGCCGTGTTCGACGGCGACAGAACCTCGAAGATGACCTGCGGGAAAATCCCCCCTTCCTCCCATACTTTGTAACTCCCGCGGTGCCCCCGGGGGCGGCCGAACGCCACGTACACGTCCGGCGCCTGGCACACGCCGGGGTCCGTCGGGTCCGGGTAGATCAGGTTGTCCCCGGCCACGAACGCGGTGTCCGGGAGGACCGCCTCGATGTTCCCCTTGAGGGTGACAATGCACTCGTACTGCTTGGTGTTGTCGGACATCGGTTTGCCGTCCGAATCGGGAAACACGACGCCCGGCGGCACCGGCGACACAACTGTGCTCACGGTTCACACCTCCTCGCGAACGACACCGACATCTTCCCAGGTGGCGCCCGAAAAGTATACCTGCCGTCTCGTGAGACGGTCACACGTGGGATGGGCCACTCGTCATCGCGCCCGAGCCGAATCGCGATAACAACGATTACCTCTGATTCAGGTCGGTAGTAAACGACTTGTGGGAATCGTTTGAGTGGACTTGCCCGAATGCCCGCCGCGACTTCTCCATACAATCGCGGGTTTGTTTCGATCATTTCCACCGCCCGCCGCAAAGCGCCCAGGAATCGCTCTCCGAGCCCGTCAGCGAGGCCTTCGTAAGCGGTATATGTCTCGTCGATACATACCTGGCTTCGGCAAGAAAAATCGCGGTGGCCATTAGCATTACTGCATGTGACCTTTCTAAAGACACAGAGGTACGCCAGCATCCAAGACGAATGAGGCCAGGAGTGAGGGCTGGTGTTTGAGTTCTTCCAGGGCTTGCAGGACAGATTTGAAGAGTTCCTCCAAGTCGGCGGGGCAGAGGTTGCAAAGTGTGCCGTATTTCGCCCCACTCCAGACCCATTCGTCGGGGTTATTCTGCGGGTCATAACTCGGGAAATCCTCCACCACCATCTTGGAGTGCTGGGCCAGCCAAGTCTTCACCACTTTGGACTTACTGTGGATGTTGTTGCCATCCCAGACGACCGTCCACTCGCCCGGGACCTTGTGCGTCAGATGCGTCAGGAACTCGACGACCTCCTCGCCATGTACGTTCCGGTTGCGGTACAACGCGGAATACAGCCCGACATGCATCGCCTTGGGGCTCAGCGTCACGCAACTGATGGCCGACACGCGGTCGTGTTTCGCGGAACAGCGCATGACTACTCGTTTGCCACGTGGGGCCAGGGTGCGACGCACCAAGGGCTGAAGCATGAAGCCGGATTCGTCCAGGAAAGCGATGTGTGCGCGGCGGCGGTAGGCCTCACGCAGAATGCGTGGGAACTCGTCGGCTTTCCACCGCTCGACCTCCTTGTCGTTGCGTGGCCGGGCCCGTCGCTGCGGCTTGTGACTGGTCCCGTGCAAGCGACGACGGAGCAATCGGCGGACGTAGGCGGGGTGATACGGGACGCCGAAGTGGCGAAGGATGATCTTGGCCACTCGGGCGGCGGTCCACAGTTCGTTGGGGAAACCGTGTGCGGTCGCGCCCTTCGAAAGCAGTCGCTCCAGTTCGGCGAGTTGAGCGCTGCTGAGCCGGCGTTTGGCACCCGAAGCAGGCTTGGCAACGAGACCGTCCGTCTGGCGACCCATCCGACGCCAACGGTGTAAGGAGGTCGGCGTGACGCCGAGAATGCGAGCGACCATGGCAGGGGTTTCGCCCCGCTCAAGCAGTTCCACCGCGCGCCGTCGCCGCCTTTCCAACTCCGCTGGGGTTCCTTTGGGTCTCATACCTTAGATTTTACGCACCAACGTCGCGGGTGTGCCTTTAGAAAGGTCACATGCAGTAGCGATTCCGGCGGACGTGATCCACCACCTGATCCCGAGTCAACGCCCGGGACGGATCGGCGGCGTGAGCGGCTAAGCGGCGATCAAGTTCGGCGAGAAGTGCCGGGTCGGGTGACGGCTGCCAGCCGGTGTCCAGAATCTGATCCCAGAGACGAAACACCAAAGAAAGCTGGTCGGCAACTGGCCACGAACCAACGGTTTGAAGTGTAGGAGTTGGGTCCATGATCGCCTCGTGATGGCCATCCGGCCGGTCATGCCTTTTTAGGATCATACCCGGACGTAATCACCTTGGAAAGTTTTGCGAATAACCGCCCTCTGCAATTGCTCGGAACGACGTGACTGGAAATCCTCCCCATTCTGATTTGTTTGGGAACGAAATCCATAAACTGGACAGGTCGGATAATCTGCACAAACACGGGTGACTCCACCCGTGTGGACGGCGCGATTATTCCGAGATTGGGCAAGACAGGGCGACTGATGTGACGATGTAGTCCTTGTACGTGGCGTGCGACGGCGGGCATTAGTCCGTCTTATTCCGCACAACCCGGATATTCGATCGGGATTGTGTGGGCTGCGCCGCCTTTGTATATTTGCTACCCTTCGGGGGCTCAGGCGCCCCCGGTGTTCCGATCCACGCGGCCGAAAGGGTTGTTCCGCATGCGGTTCCACCTGATCGACCGGATCGACGCCCACGAGCCGGGTAAGTTTCTCCGCGGGTGTAAGTACCTCTCCCTGGGAGAGGAATACCTCGCCGACCACTTCCCGCGCTTCCCGGTCATGCCCGGCGTGCTGATGTTGCAAGCCCTCGTCGAGGGCGGCGCATGGCTGTGGCGGGCGTCTTCCGGGTTCCGCCACACGGTGATCGTATTGCGGGACGTGAAGAACGTGAAATACGGCTCCTTCATGGTCCCCGGCCGGCGGATGGACGTGGCGGTCGATCTGGTCAAAGTCGAGGGCGACGCCGCCACCTTCCGCGGGAAGGGGGCGGACGACGCGGGACAACAGACAGTCTCCGCGCAATTCGTCCTCCACGGGTACAACTTGACCGACCGCGGCCCGGCCGGCGCGCAAGCCGACGCCCGGTTGCTCGATCACTGGAAGGCGCGGTGGGCACTGCTCACCGGCGAACTGCGGGCCTGACTACCGGGCCCCGGCCCACAAACCACCCGGCAACAACCCCGAGCCCCTGCCGGGCCGATGAATCGGCGGGAACGACCCGCCCCACGAGACACGCACCATGCAGTTGAAGGACCAAGTCGCGATCGTCACCGGCGGGAGTCGCGGGATCGGCAAGGCGATCGTGCAGGCGCTGGCGAAAGAAGGCGCCAAGGTCGCGTTCGTTTACCGCGGCAGCCAGCAGGCGGCCGAGGAATTACAGGCGGCCATCACCCAGGCGGGCGGGACCGCGAAAGCGGTCCAGGCGGACGTCGCCGACCCCGAGGCGGCCAAAAAGGTCGTCGCCGGCGTGCTGGCGGAGTGGGGCCGGGTCGACATCCTGGTGAACAACGCCGGGGTGATTCGCGACGGCCTGTTTCTCCGCATGGACGCGCAGGCGTGGAAAGACGTCCTGAGTACGAACCTGGACGGGACGTTTTACTTCTGCCGGGCCGTGGTCGAACAAATGGCCCTCCGGCAGCGGTTTGGCCGGATCGTCAACGTGTCGAGCGTGGCCGCCGACTTCGTGAACGCGGGCCAGGCGAACTACGCGGCGAGCAAGGGCGCGGTCAACTCGCTGACCAGGGCTCTCGCTAAGGAATTCGGCGGGCGCAACGTGACCGTGAACGCGGTCGCCCCGGGGTTCATCGAAACGGACATGAGCGAAGCGGTGCGGAACAAGGCCGGCGACCTGATCGCCAAGGCCGTCCCGCTCAAGCGGTTGGGCAAACCCGAAGACATCGCGAGCGTGGTTGTGTTTCTGTGCGGTCCGGCCGCGGCGTACGTCACCGGCCAGGTGATTACCGTGGACGGGGGATTGAGTCTCGGGGCCGGGCACGGGTGATCCCCGTCCGGTCCTCTCTTTCCGGTGTTTTTAAAAACCGCGGCGGCGGCGGGCGCGGAGGTAGCCCCACGATGACTCAGGACGAAATCTTCCAACGGGTGAAGGGTCAACTGGTCGACGCGCTGAGCGTGGACGACGACGAAGTCACCCCGACCGCCCGACTCCAGGCCGACCTGAACGCCGAGTCGATCGACTTCCTCGACATCGTGTTCCGCCTGGAACGCGAGTTCGGGATCAAGATCGACCGGAACGAGCTGTTCCCCGAGTCGGTCTTCCAGGGCGACCCCGAGTTCGTCCAGGACGGCAAAGTCACCCCGAAGGGGCTGGCCGAACTCGACGAGCGGATGCCGTTCTCGGACCTGACCGCGTTCAAGGCCAACCCGGACTTCAGCAAGATCGGCGACCTGTTCACCGTCGACCTGATCGTCAAATACGTCCAGAGCAAGGTGGCCGCCGTCCGCGGCGCGGCGTGAACAGGAATTCGCCGCAGATTCACGCGGATGAACGCGGATCAGAAAAGAGAAAAACAGATCAGATTTTTGTTTGATCTCTTTTCTGATCCGCGTTCATCTGCGTGAATCTGCGGCGAAAAGGAAATGGCCATGCGCTGGATATGGATCGATCGGTTCGTGGCATTCGAGTCCGGGAAGACGGCGACCGCGGTCAAGTGCTTGAGCGCGGCCGAGGACCACTACGCGGAACACTTCCCGGGGTTCCCGGTCATGCCGGCGCCGCTCATTCTGGAAGGGCTCGCCCAGACCGGCGGGATTCTCGTCGGCGAGGCGAACCAGTTCCGCGAGAAGGTCGTTCTCGCCAAGATCCCGTTCGCGAAGTTCCACCGCGAGGTCGGCCCCGGCGATCAGCTTACTTACACGACTGACGTCGTGGACCTGCGGCCCGAGGGGGCGGTGGTCCGCGGCCGCGTGACGTGCGGGGACAACCTGGTCGCCGAGGCCGAGATCTTCTTCGCGCACCTGGACCGCAACCGCGGGCAGCAGCTATTCGGGGATCATAACTTCGTTTTCAGCGGCGAACTGACGTACTTACTCGGGCAGGCGAAGCTGGCGGCGGGCAAGCCCGCCCCGCGGCCCGAGTTGCCGCCGCGGCCGGTCGACGATCCGGCCGCCGGTACGCCCTGACGCCCCGTAGTGGACCCCGTTCAGGGGTCCGCACTATTTATCGGGGAGGCCGCGGGCAACCCTGTGTTTCTTCACCCGGGTGACGGTTTATGGCAGCGACATCGCGGCGGGCGGTACTCACGGGGCTGGGCGTTGTGTCTCCCATCGGGATCGGCGCGGACACCTTCTGGCGGGCGCTGCTGGCCGGCACCTCCGGTATCCGTCCGATCCGCACGTTCGACGCCTCGACCCTGCCCTGTCCGATCGCCGGCGAGATCCTCGATTTCGACGGCAAGAAACTCGTCGCCAAGGACGTCCGCAAGTCGCTCAAGGTCATGGCCCGGACGATCCAGCTCGGGGTGGCGGCCGCCCAGCTGGCGATGGACGACGGCAAGTTTCAGAAGGGGCAGATCGACCCGTTCCGGTTCGGCATCGAGTTCGGCTGCGTCATGGTCGCCAGCGAACTCGAAGACCTTGTGAAGGCGGCCACTGTCAGCACCGATTCGAGCGCCAACAGCGGGCCGCCGGTCGTCGACCTGGATAAATGGGGCCAAGGCGGTATACGCGAA from Fimbriiglobus ruber includes the following:
- a CDS encoding 3-oxoacyl-ACP reductase family protein, with translation MQLKDQVAIVTGGSRGIGKAIVQALAKEGAKVAFVYRGSQQAAEELQAAITQAGGTAKAVQADVADPEAAKKVVAGVLAEWGRVDILVNNAGVIRDGLFLRMDAQAWKDVLSTNLDGTFYFCRAVVEQMALRQRFGRIVNVSSVAADFVNAGQANYAASKGAVNSLTRALAKEFGGRNVTVNAVAPGFIETDMSEAVRNKAGDLIAKAVPLKRLGKPEDIASVVVFLCGPAAAYVTGQVITVDGGLSLGAGHG
- a CDS encoding Uma2 family endonuclease, with translation MSTVVSPVPPGVVFPDSDGKPMSDNTKQYECIVTLKGNIEAVLPDTAFVAGDNLIYPDPTDPGVCQAPDVYVAFGRPRGHRGSYKVWEEGGIFPQVIFEVLSPSNTAAEMRRKRAFYEQHGADEYYEYDPDTGGWDGWVRDAATGRWAAVGMDGYTSPRVGIRFAVRDDLTVFRPDGSPFDSFQEIDRQRAAERRRAEAAERRAETERKKKEAERKQKEAAERRAAVERKQKEAAERQTAVERKQKEAAERRAEAEQKQKEAERERAVTAEMEAERLRALLRAAGIDPNASES
- a CDS encoding IS630 family transposase; translated protein: MRPKGTPAELERRRRRAVELLERGETPAMVARILGVTPTSLHRWRRMGRQTDGLVAKPASGAKRRLSSAQLAELERLLSKGATAHGFPNELWTAARVAKIILRHFGVPYHPAYVRRLLRRRLHGTSHKPQRRARPRNDKEVERWKADEFPRILREAYRRRAHIAFLDESGFMLQPLVRRTLAPRGKRVVMRCSAKHDRVSAISCVTLSPKAMHVGLYSALYRNRNVHGEEVVEFLTHLTHKVPGEWTVVWDGNNIHSKSKVVKTWLAQHSKMVVEDFPSYDPQNNPDEWVWSGAKYGTLCNLCPADLEELFKSVLQALEELKHQPSLLASFVLDAGVPLCL
- a CDS encoding 3-hydroxyacyl-ACP dehydratase FabZ family protein, which codes for MRWIWIDRFVAFESGKTATAVKCLSAAEDHYAEHFPGFPVMPAPLILEGLAQTGGILVGEANQFREKVVLAKIPFAKFHREVGPGDQLTYTTDVVDLRPEGAVVRGRVTCGDNLVAEAEIFFAHLDRNRGQQLFGDHNFVFSGELTYLLGQAKLAAGKPAPRPELPPRPVDDPAAGTP
- a CDS encoding addiction module protein, translated to MDPTPTLQTVGSWPVADQLSLVFRLWDQILDTGWQPSPDPALLAELDRRLAAHAADPSRALTRDQVVDHVRRNRYCM
- a CDS encoding hydroxymyristoyl-ACP dehydratase produces the protein MFRSTRPKGLFRMRFHLIDRIDAHEPGKFLRGCKYLSLGEEYLADHFPRFPVMPGVLMLQALVEGGAWLWRASSGFRHTVIVLRDVKNVKYGSFMVPGRRMDVAVDLVKVEGDAATFRGKGADDAGQQTVSAQFVLHGYNLTDRGPAGAQADARLLDHWKARWALLTGELRA
- a CDS encoding AAA family ATPase — encoded protein: MARKQKSSPGPYLLHLEMLPDRIPDVTRFPYTLPSIRNLGTLAFHPKVTFLVGENGAGKSTILEAIAVACGLNPEGGSRNFNFATRASHSSLDECVRLARAPARPGDSYFLRAESFYNVASEIERLDQGGGGPPIIDAYGGQSLHEQSHGESFFALFRYRFRDNGLYLMDEPEAALSPKRQLQFLVLLHDYVRRGGQFVIATHSPIIMAYPEARIYLLDAGGIREVAYTDTEHYVITRGFLGNPGRMLAELLDDDEKA
- a CDS encoding acyl carrier protein — translated: MTQDEIFQRVKGQLVDALSVDDDEVTPTARLQADLNAESIDFLDIVFRLEREFGIKIDRNELFPESVFQGDPEFVQDGKVTPKGLAELDERMPFSDLTAFKANPDFSKIGDLFTVDLIVKYVQSKVAAVRGAA